The following coding sequences are from one Gossypium hirsutum isolate 1008001.06 chromosome A12, Gossypium_hirsutum_v2.1, whole genome shotgun sequence window:
- the LOC107931204 gene encoding NADH dehydrogenase [ubiquinone] iron-sulfur protein 5-B — translation MASGWGINGNKGRCYDFWVDFSECMSRCREPKDCGLLREDYLECLHHSKEFQRRNRIYKEEQRKLRAAARKDKEGENGVHHHA, via the exons ATGGCATCCGGGTGGGGAATCAACGGTAACAAAGGCAGGTGCTACGATTTCTGGGTCGACTTCAGCGAGTGCATGTCCCGTTGCAGAGAACCCAAGGACTGTGGTCTTCTCCGTGAAGATTATCTCGAGTGCCTCCACCATTCTAAAGAG TTTCAACGAAGGAATCGAATTTATAAGGAGGAGCAACGTAAATTAAGAGCTGCCGCACGAAAAGACAAGGAAGGCGAAAATGGTGTTCATCATCATGCATAG